One segment of Vagococcus martis DNA contains the following:
- a CDS encoding glutathione peroxidase — protein MTIYDYVATLDNGETYSMERYKGKVMMIVNTATKCGLASQFKELEEIYQTYKNQDFIVLGFPSDQFHQELKDSKKASQTCRMTYGVSFPMHEISKVNGAYANPIFDYLVGGTFGFLGNKIKWNFTKFLVDKNGNVVKRFAPMDKPEKMIPYINSLLEE, from the coding sequence ATGACTATTTATGATTATGTTGCCACATTGGATAATGGTGAAACTTACTCTATGGAACGATATAAAGGAAAAGTGATGATGATTGTTAATACAGCTACTAAATGTGGTTTAGCTTCACAATTTAAGGAGTTAGAAGAAATTTATCAAACATATAAAAATCAAGATTTTATTGTATTAGGATTCCCATCAGATCAGTTTCATCAAGAATTAAAAGATAGTAAAAAAGCAAGCCAAACTTGTCGAATGACGTATGGAGTAAGTTTTCCAATGCATGAAATATCCAAAGTTAATGGAGCATATGCCAATCCAATTTTTGATTATTTAGTTGGAGGAACATTTGGTTTTTTAGGTAATAAAATCAAGTGGAATTTTACAAAATTTTTAGTAGATAAAAATGGAAATGTCGTAAAACGTTTTGCACCTATGGATAAGCCAGAAAAAATGATTCCTTATATTAATAGCTTACTTGAAGAATAA
- the recF gene encoding DNA replication/repair protein RecF (All proteins in this family for which functions are known are DNA-binding proteins that assist the filamentation of RecA onto DNA for the initiation of recombination or recombinational repair.) → MQLNQIALTNYRNYNQLTLDFSPKLNVFVGDNAQGKTNLLESIYVLSLTKSHRSNHEKELIQWKKEFARIEGNISKKNGDIDLTMIVSNKGKKTKINGLEQTKLSQYIGYLNVILFAPEDLSLVKGSPQHRRKFLDMEIGQINSQYLHHLSNYQSVLKQRNQYLKKSAYNKTHDAVYLDVLNEQLAQEGSFVLFSRLYFIGLLEKWANTIHESISYGKEKLNITYKTSLVLTEEMTQEELYHLLMKELKQSEARDLAQLTTSVGPHRDDLVFMVNGQNVQTYGSQGQQRTTALSVKLAEIELINDEIGEYPILLLDDVLSELDDARQVQLMEFIDNKLQTFLTTTSVSHLNDKLNIKPEVFYVTNGEVERMSEDVDG, encoded by the coding sequence ATGCAACTAAATCAAATTGCCTTAACAAATTATCGTAATTATAATCAGTTAACATTAGATTTTTCACCTAAATTAAATGTATTTGTAGGAGATAATGCACAAGGTAAGACAAATTTATTAGAAAGTATCTATGTCTTATCATTAACAAAGAGTCATAGAAGTAATCATGAAAAAGAGTTAATTCAATGGAAAAAAGAATTTGCTCGAATTGAGGGGAATATCAGTAAAAAAAATGGGGACATTGATTTAACGATGATTGTTTCTAACAAAGGTAAAAAGACAAAAATAAATGGATTAGAACAGACCAAATTGAGCCAGTATATAGGCTATTTAAACGTCATATTATTTGCCCCTGAAGATTTATCCTTAGTGAAAGGCTCACCACAACATCGTCGAAAATTTCTTGATATGGAAATTGGACAAATCAACTCACAATATTTGCATCACTTAAGTAATTACCAATCTGTTTTGAAACAGCGCAACCAGTATCTAAAAAAATCAGCTTATAATAAAACACATGATGCAGTGTACTTAGATGTATTGAATGAACAATTAGCACAAGAAGGAAGTTTTGTGCTCTTTTCACGTTTGTATTTTATTGGATTATTAGAGAAATGGGCAAATACAATTCATGAGAGTATTTCATATGGTAAAGAAAAACTCAACATTACTTATAAAACATCTCTAGTGTTGACAGAAGAGATGACTCAAGAAGAGCTATATCATTTACTCATGAAAGAACTTAAACAATCAGAAGCAAGAGATTTAGCTCAATTAACAACAAGTGTTGGTCCACACAGAGATGATTTAGTTTTTATGGTTAATGGACAAAATGTTCAAACTTATGGTTCTCAAGGTCAACAACGAACAACAGCTTTGAGTGTTAAGCTAGCGGAAATTGAGTTAATTAATGATGAAATTGGTGAATATCCTATTTTATTATTGGATGATGTTTTAAGTGAATTAGATGATGCAAGGCAAGTACAATTGATGGAATTTATTGATAATAAACTCCAAACATTTTTAACAACAACGAGTGTGTCGCACTTAAATGATAAATTAAACATTAAACCTGAAGTATTCTATGTAACAAATGGAGAAGTAGAAAGGATGAGTGAAGACGTTGACGGATAA
- the gyrA gene encoding DNA gyrase subunit A, with protein MSEEIRENIQDINLTQEMEESFIDYAMSVIVSRALPDVRDGLKPVHRRILYGMNEMGVTPDKAHKKSARIVGDVMGKYHPHGDSAIYESMVRMAQPFSYRNMLVDGHGNFGSVDGDGAAAMRYTEARMSKIAIEMLRDINKNTVNFQKNYDETEREPEVLPARFPNLLVNGTTGIAVGMATNIPPHNLSEVIDALKLLMDNKEVTTNELMEALPGPDFPTGGLVMGKSGIRKAYETGRGSIIVRAKVDIEEKSNGRERIIVTEIPYMVNKAKLVERIAELHREKRIEGITDLRDESSREGMRIVIEIRRDTSASVVLNNLYKLTSLQTSFGFNMLAIVKGVPKVLGLKSILEYYLEHQEEVIVRRTEFDKQKAEARAHILEGLRIALDHIDEIIKIIRASDSDDVAKATLMEQFDLSDRQSQAILDMRLRRLTGLEREKIEAEYQDLLVLIADLKDILANHHRVLEIIAEELDEVQRKYGDDRRTELLVGEVLSLEDEDLIEEEDVVITLTHNGYIKRLPSTEFRTQNRGGRGVQGMGVHDDDFVENLLSCSTHDTLLFFTDTGKVYRAKGYEIPEYGRTAKGIPVINLLGIDSSEKIEAIINVEGKADSNQYLFFTTKLGTVKRTSVQEFANIRTNGLKSIGLKDGDSLINVALTNGDDTIIIGTNLGYSVTFKEEAVRSMGRSAAGVRGIRLREHDYVIGMDILKPDMEVLVITENGYGKRTHAKEYPIKGRGGKGIKTVNITEKNGHLVGLTTVSGEEDIMLVTNKGVIIRFELNSVSQTGRSTQGVRLIRLEEDALVSTMATIEVEEDEETIVSEEIEIEVTEEVEEENNSEE; from the coding sequence ATGTCTGAAGAAATCAGAGAAAATATTCAAGATATTAATTTGACACAAGAAATGGAAGAGTCCTTTATTGATTATGCCATGAGTGTCATTGTGTCTCGTGCGTTACCAGACGTAAGAGATGGATTAAAACCTGTTCATCGTCGTATTTTATATGGGATGAATGAAATGGGTGTAACACCTGATAAGGCACATAAAAAATCAGCACGTATCGTTGGGGATGTTATGGGTAAATACCATCCTCATGGTGATAGTGCGATTTATGAATCCATGGTGCGTATGGCTCAACCATTTAGTTACCGTAACATGTTAGTTGATGGGCATGGTAACTTTGGCTCTGTCGATGGTGACGGGGCTGCCGCGATGCGTTATACGGAAGCTCGTATGAGTAAGATTGCGATTGAAATGTTACGTGATATCAATAAAAATACCGTTAATTTCCAAAAGAATTATGATGAAACTGAAAGAGAACCAGAAGTATTACCTGCACGATTTCCTAACCTTCTAGTTAATGGGACAACTGGTATTGCGGTTGGTATGGCGACGAATATACCACCGCATAACTTATCTGAAGTCATTGATGCGTTGAAGTTGTTGATGGATAATAAAGAAGTAACAACGAATGAATTAATGGAAGCTCTACCTGGTCCAGATTTCCCAACTGGTGGACTTGTTATGGGAAAATCTGGTATTCGTAAAGCTTATGAGACTGGTAGAGGCTCAATTATTGTTCGTGCTAAAGTGGATATTGAAGAAAAATCTAATGGCCGCGAACGCATCATTGTAACAGAAATTCCATATATGGTGAATAAGGCAAAACTAGTTGAACGTATTGCTGAGTTACATCGTGAAAAACGAATCGAAGGTATTACTGATTTAAGAGATGAATCATCACGTGAAGGTATGCGTATTGTCATCGAGATTCGTCGAGATACAAGTGCATCTGTTGTGTTGAATAATTTATACAAATTAACCTCACTACAAACAAGTTTTGGTTTTAATATGCTAGCCATTGTGAAAGGTGTGCCGAAAGTTTTAGGATTAAAATCAATTCTAGAATATTATCTAGAACATCAAGAAGAAGTCATTGTTCGTCGTACAGAATTTGATAAACAAAAAGCAGAAGCACGTGCTCATATCTTAGAAGGATTGAGAATTGCGTTAGATCATATTGATGAAATTATTAAAATTATCCGTGCATCTGATTCTGATGATGTGGCAAAAGCAACTTTGATGGAACAGTTTGATTTATCGGATAGACAATCACAAGCAATTTTAGATATGCGTTTACGTCGTTTAACTGGTTTAGAACGTGAAAAAATCGAAGCGGAATACCAAGATTTATTAGTATTAATTGCTGATTTGAAAGACATATTAGCTAATCATCATAGAGTACTTGAAATCATCGCTGAAGAGCTTGATGAAGTACAACGTAAATATGGTGATGATCGTCGTACAGAATTATTAGTCGGCGAAGTATTGAGCCTTGAAGATGAGGACTTAATTGAAGAAGAAGATGTCGTGATTACATTAACTCATAATGGCTATATTAAACGCTTGCCAAGTACAGAATTCCGTACGCAAAATCGTGGTGGACGTGGTGTACAAGGTATGGGCGTGCATGATGATGATTTTGTAGAAAACTTATTGTCATGTTCGACACATGATACGTTATTATTCTTTACTGATACAGGTAAAGTCTATCGTGCCAAAGGATATGAAATTCCTGAGTATGGTCGTACAGCTAAAGGAATTCCAGTGATTAACTTGTTAGGCATTGATTCGTCTGAAAAAATTGAAGCGATTATCAATGTTGAAGGTAAAGCTGATTCGAATCAATATCTATTCTTCACAACTAAGCTAGGAACGGTAAAACGTACTTCAGTTCAAGAGTTTGCTAACATCAGGACAAATGGATTGAAATCTATTGGCTTAAAAGATGGGGATTCATTAATCAACGTAGCTTTGACTAATGGTGATGATACAATCATTATTGGAACTAACTTAGGTTATTCAGTTACCTTTAAAGAAGAAGCGGTGCGTTCAATGGGACGTAGTGCTGCTGGAGTTCGTGGTATTCGTTTAAGAGAGCATGATTATGTTATTGGCATGGATATTTTAAAACCAGACATGGAAGTATTAGTTATTACTGAAAATGGTTATGGCAAGAGAACACATGCTAAAGAGTATCCAATTAAAGGTCGTGGCGGTAAAGGGATCAAGACCGTCAATATTACTGAAAAAAATGGTCATCTTGTCGGCTTAACAACTGTTAGTGGCGAAGAAGACATCATGTTAGTAACGAACAAAGGTGTTATCATCCGTTTTGAATTGAATTCAGTTTCTCAAACTGGACGTTCAACCCAAGGTGTCCGCTTGATTCGTTTAGAAGAAGATGCTTTAGTATCTACTATGGCGACAATTGAAGTTGAAGAAGATGAGGAAACTATTGTCTCAGAAGAAATTGAAATTGAAGTCACAGAAGAAGTAGAAGAAGAAAATAATTCTGAAGAATAA
- the dnaN gene encoding DNA polymerase III subunit beta, whose protein sequence is MKVTLNRSAFLEELATVQRAISGKTTIPILTGVKLTITESGLTLTGSNADISIETFLNVNNEKANMLIESTGSIVIQARFFNEIIKKLPEQTLTLELIENNQVIITSGKALFNVNGLNAESYPQLPIVDDKTSFKLPARVLNKLISETVFAVSSQESKPILTGVHLTLNNSQLLAVATDSHRLSQRKIELDNVNQVFDVVIPGKSLLELSRSFKDEEELVDISIMDNQILFRTETMNFYSRLLEGNYPDTNRLIPTSFNTEINFNVSNLLSAIDRASLLSHEGRNNIVKLSIDSENVTIYGNSPEIGNVEEKLSYLEVEGEPIVISFNPDYMKASLKSFGDIDITIRFISPIRPFTLQPKDGDIEFIQLITPVRTN, encoded by the coding sequence ATGAAAGTTACCCTAAATAGATCAGCATTTTTAGAAGAATTAGCTACAGTTCAACGAGCTATTTCAGGTAAAACAACTATTCCTATTTTAACAGGAGTAAAATTAACGATTACAGAATCAGGTTTAACTCTTACAGGAAGTAATGCTGATATATCTATTGAAACATTTTTAAATGTAAACAATGAAAAAGCGAATATGTTAATTGAATCAACTGGCTCTATTGTAATTCAAGCTCGCTTTTTTAATGAAATCATCAAAAAATTACCCGAGCAAACATTAACATTAGAATTAATAGAAAATAATCAAGTCATTATTACATCAGGTAAAGCTTTATTTAATGTTAATGGATTAAATGCAGAGAGTTACCCTCAATTACCTATTGTAGATGATAAAACAAGCTTCAAATTACCTGCTAGGGTATTAAATAAACTAATTAGCGAAACTGTTTTCGCAGTATCTTCTCAAGAAAGTAAACCAATACTCACAGGGGTACATTTAACATTGAATAACAGCCAATTGCTAGCTGTGGCAACAGATAGTCATCGACTAAGTCAACGAAAAATTGAATTAGATAATGTAAATCAAGTATTTGATGTCGTTATTCCTGGAAAAAGTTTACTCGAATTATCACGTTCTTTTAAAGATGAAGAAGAATTAGTTGATATATCTATAATGGATAATCAAATTTTATTTAGAACAGAGACTATGAACTTTTATTCTCGATTATTAGAAGGTAATTATCCAGATACAAATCGATTAATACCTACAAGTTTTAATACAGAAATAAACTTTAATGTTTCTAATCTTTTATCAGCAATAGATAGAGCATCTTTATTGTCTCATGAGGGTCGAAATAATATAGTCAAACTGTCAATCGATTCAGAGAATGTTACTATATATGGAAATTCACCAGAAATTGGAAATGTAGAGGAGAAATTATCTTACTTAGAAGTTGAAGGAGAACCTATAGTTATATCTTTTAATCCAGATTATATGAAGGCATCATTAAAATCATTTGGTGATATTGATATTACAATTCGTTTTATTTCACCTATTCGTCCCTTTACATTACAACCTAAAGATGGAGACATTGAATTTATTCAATTAATTACCCCTGTCCGAACTAATTAA
- a CDS encoding MutS-related protein, whose product MALADEFKLRPGLVMSSMGVSDSISEGDSYFMSEIKSLKEMIDSVATGCFSYCFIDEILRGTNTIERIGASANTIKWLSQNDCLLFVATHDVELPHILSKHCEMIYFSETVRDDQFSFDYKLKRGINTQRNAIKLLDIVGFPKEITQNATHDIKQFEETHHWQEVD is encoded by the coding sequence ATGGCTTTAGCAGATGAGTTTAAGTTAAGACCTGGTCTAGTGATGTCATCTATGGGAGTCAGCGATAGTATTTCTGAAGGTGATAGTTATTTCATGTCTGAAATAAAGTCATTAAAAGAGATGATTGATAGTGTCGCTACGGGGTGTTTTAGCTATTGTTTTATTGATGAGATTTTACGTGGAACGAATACAATCGAACGTATTGGTGCTTCTGCAAATACAATAAAATGGTTGAGTCAGAATGATTGTCTATTATTTGTAGCAACTCATGATGTGGAACTTCCGCATATTTTATCAAAACATTGCGAAATGATTTATTTTTCAGAAACTGTAAGAGATGATCAATTTTCATTTGATTATAAACTAAAAAGAGGTATTAACACACAAAGAAATGCTATTAAATTATTAGATATTGTTGGGTTTCCTAAAGAAATTACCCAGAATGCCACTCATGATATTAAACAGTTTGAAGAAACACATCATTGGCAAGAAGTCGATTAA
- the gyrB gene encoding DNA topoisomerase (ATP-hydrolyzing) subunit B, producing MTDKQVNEGQASAYDASQIQVLEGLEAVRKRPGMYIGSTGPQGLHHLVWEIVDNSIDEALAGYCTEINVTIEEDNSITVKDNGRGIPVGIQEKTGRPAVETVFTVLHAGGKFGGGGYKVSGGLHGVGSSVVNALSESLNVKVHVDGKIHHQEFKRGKVVDDLEVIGETDHRGTVVNFKPDAEIFKETTVFEYDKLATRIRELAFLNRGLRISITDKRVSPEKEESYHYEGGIKSYVEYLNAGKTVLFPDPIYTEGEQQDISVEVAIQYTDDYHTNLLSFANNIHTYEGGTHEFGFRTALTRVINDYAKRQKLLKENDENLSGDDVREGMTAVISIKHPEPQFEGQTKTKLGNSEVRTVTDRLFSEAFNKFLLENPDVAKRVVEKGILASKARLAAKRAREVTRRKGALEISSLPGKLADCSSRDPEKSELYIVEGDSAGGSAKTGRDRKYQAILPIRGKILNVEKASMEKILANAEIRSLFTAMGTGFGGDFDVSKARYHKLIIMTDADVDGAHIRTLLLTLFYRYMRPIVEAGYVYIAQPPLYGVKQGKKITYIQPGKDADERLAQAVADLPATPKPSIQRYKGLGEMDDHQLWDTTMDPAKRTMLRVTVEDAAKADAVFDMLMGDKVEPRREFIEANAHYVKNLDI from the coding sequence TTGACGGATAAACAAGTAAACGAAGGCCAAGCTTCAGCATATGATGCAAGTCAAATTCAAGTCTTAGAAGGATTAGAAGCGGTAAGAAAGCGCCCAGGAATGTATATTGGATCGACCGGTCCACAAGGTTTGCACCACTTAGTATGGGAAATTGTCGATAACTCGATTGACGAGGCGTTAGCAGGGTATTGTACAGAAATTAATGTCACGATTGAAGAAGACAACAGTATCACAGTCAAAGATAATGGACGTGGTATTCCAGTAGGGATTCAAGAAAAAACGGGACGACCAGCTGTTGAAACCGTCTTTACAGTCTTACACGCTGGAGGAAAATTTGGCGGTGGGGGTTATAAAGTCTCAGGTGGTTTACATGGTGTAGGTTCATCCGTTGTAAACGCGTTATCTGAATCACTTAATGTTAAAGTTCATGTTGATGGGAAAATTCATCATCAAGAATTTAAGCGAGGAAAAGTTGTAGATGACTTAGAAGTAATTGGTGAAACAGACCATCGTGGAACAGTTGTTAACTTTAAACCGGATGCTGAAATTTTTAAAGAAACAACCGTTTTTGAATATGATAAATTAGCAACGCGTATTCGTGAATTAGCTTTCTTAAATCGAGGGTTACGTATTAGTATTACTGATAAACGTGTGAGTCCTGAAAAAGAAGAATCTTACCACTACGAAGGTGGGATTAAGAGTTATGTTGAGTATTTAAATGCTGGGAAAACAGTTCTTTTTCCAGATCCAATTTACACAGAAGGTGAACAACAAGATATTAGTGTTGAAGTAGCAATCCAGTACACTGACGATTACCATACTAATTTGTTGAGTTTTGCTAATAATATCCATACCTATGAAGGGGGAACACATGAGTTTGGTTTTAGAACTGCTTTAACACGTGTGATTAATGATTATGCAAAACGTCAAAAATTATTAAAAGAAAATGACGAAAATTTAAGTGGGGATGATGTACGTGAAGGAATGACAGCTGTTATTTCTATCAAACATCCAGAACCACAATTTGAAGGACAAACAAAAACGAAATTAGGTAACTCTGAAGTAAGAACAGTTACAGATCGATTATTCTCAGAAGCCTTTAATAAATTTTTGTTAGAAAATCCTGATGTAGCAAAACGCGTCGTTGAAAAAGGAATTTTAGCATCTAAAGCTCGTTTGGCAGCTAAAAGAGCACGTGAAGTAACACGACGTAAGGGAGCTCTTGAAATTAGTAGTTTACCTGGTAAGTTAGCTGATTGTTCAAGTCGTGATCCTGAGAAAAGTGAATTATATATTGTCGAAGGGGATTCTGCGGGAGGATCAGCAAAAACTGGTCGTGACCGTAAGTATCAAGCCATTTTACCTATTCGTGGGAAAATCTTAAACGTCGAAAAAGCAAGCATGGAAAAAATATTGGCCAATGCAGAAATTCGTTCACTATTTACAGCAATGGGAACGGGGTTTGGTGGCGATTTTGATGTATCAAAAGCACGTTATCATAAATTAATTATCATGACCGATGCCGACGTCGATGGGGCACATATTAGAACCCTTTTATTAACGCTATTTTATCGTTATATGCGTCCAATTGTTGAAGCTGGATATGTCTATATTGCTCAGCCGCCATTATATGGAGTAAAACAAGGGAAAAAGATTACATATATTCAACCTGGAAAAGATGCAGACGAAAGATTAGCACAAGCAGTCGCCGATCTTCCAGCGACACCAAAACCAAGTATTCAACGTTATAAAGGTCTAGGTGAGATGGATGACCATCAATTGTGGGATACAACAATGGATCCAGCCAAACGTACAATGTTACGCGTAACAGTTGAAGATGCTGCTAAAGCAGATGCTGTGTTTGATATGTTGATGGGGGATAAAGTAGAACCCCGTCGTGAGTTTATCGAGGCCAATGCACATTATGTTAAGAATTTAGATATTTAA
- the yaaA gene encoding S4 domain-containing protein YaaA — MKKAFKLKTEYMTLGQFLKEVDVISSGGMAKWFLQENTVFVDGEPENRRGRKLYADMMIEIPDVGTFFMEKNTLDEE, encoded by the coding sequence GTGAAAAAGGCATTTAAATTAAAGACAGAATACATGACTCTTGGTCAATTTTTAAAAGAAGTTGATGTGATTTCAAGTGGTGGAATGGCTAAGTGGTTTTTACAAGAGAATACAGTATTTGTAGATGGAGAACCAGAAAACCGTCGTGGCAGAAAATTATATGCAGATATGATGATAGAAATACCTGATGTAGGTACTTTTTTTATGGAAAAAAATACATTGGATGAAGAGTAA
- the dnaA gene encoding chromosomal replication initiator protein DnaA: protein MPDFNFIWQELVENYRKSLTSPSFSAWIDPAKPINLQNNILTIELPSDLHKNYWEKNLAAKIVETGFELTGEEITPVFIIQDDEPIVTKTQKDSPVELPNIVKKNSKKALLNSKYTFDTFVIGKGNQMAHAAALVVSEDPGATYNPLFFYGGVGLGKTHLMHAIGHQMLANNVDAKIKYVTSESFANDYINSIKNSTSEDFRQEYRNVDLLLVDDIQFFADKEGTQEEFFHTFNTLYNEGHQIVLTSDRLPNEIPKLQERLVSRFAWGLSVDITPPDLETRIAILRKKADAEGLEIPDDTLSYIAGQIDSNIRELEGALVRVQAFSTMKGQDITTSLAADALKSLKPLKEKSELSILGIQEEVCKYYHLQLKDLKGKKRVKTIVVPRQIAMYLSRELTDNSLPKIGAEFGGKDHTTVIHAHEKIQQLIEKDITIQKEVNDIKQKLL from the coding sequence ATGCCCGATTTTAATTTTATTTGGCAGGAACTTGTTGAAAACTATCGTAAATCACTAACTTCTCCAAGTTTTAGTGCCTGGATTGATCCTGCAAAACCGATTAATTTGCAAAATAATATATTAACAATCGAACTGCCATCAGATTTACATAAAAATTACTGGGAAAAAAATTTAGCTGCAAAAATTGTAGAAACTGGTTTTGAATTAACAGGTGAAGAAATTACGCCTGTTTTTATTATTCAAGACGATGAGCCTATTGTAACCAAAACACAAAAAGATTCTCCCGTAGAATTACCAAACATTGTCAAAAAAAATAGTAAAAAAGCGTTACTAAACTCTAAATATACCTTTGACACCTTCGTCATAGGAAAAGGAAATCAGATGGCTCATGCGGCTGCATTAGTTGTTTCAGAAGACCCTGGAGCCACATATAATCCACTATTCTTCTATGGTGGTGTAGGACTAGGGAAAACACATCTAATGCATGCTATTGGACACCAAATGTTGGCAAATAATGTTGACGCTAAAATAAAATATGTGACAAGTGAGTCATTTGCAAATGACTATATTAATTCAATTAAAAACAGTACTTCTGAAGATTTTAGGCAAGAATATCGTAATGTAGATTTACTACTAGTTGATGATATTCAGTTTTTTGCTGATAAAGAGGGGACACAAGAAGAATTTTTCCATACATTCAATACACTTTATAACGAGGGACATCAAATTGTATTGACTAGTGATCGTTTACCAAATGAAATTCCAAAATTACAAGAGCGATTAGTTTCAAGATTTGCTTGGGGGTTATCAGTAGACATAACACCTCCTGATTTAGAAACGCGTATTGCCATTTTGCGTAAAAAAGCAGATGCAGAAGGATTAGAAATTCCAGACGATACATTATCCTATATCGCTGGTCAAATAGATTCAAATATACGTGAATTAGAAGGTGCCCTAGTACGTGTACAAGCTTTTTCAACAATGAAAGGACAAGATATTACAACTAGTCTTGCTGCTGATGCATTAAAAAGTTTAAAACCTTTGAAAGAAAAAAGTGAATTATCTATTTTAGGTATTCAAGAAGAAGTATGTAAGTATTATCATCTGCAATTAAAAGATTTAAAGGGGAAAAAACGTGTCAAAACCATCGTTGTTCCTAGACAAATCGCTATGTATTTATCTCGTGAATTAACAGATAATTCTTTACCAAAAATTGGCGCAGAATTTGGTGGTAAAGATCATACGACAGTCATACATGCACATGAAAAAATTCAACAATTAATTGAAAAAGATATAACTATACAAAAAGAAGTAAATGATATTAAACAAAAACTTCTTTGA